The genomic DNA GGAGTAGAGTCATGAAAAAGATCAATGTTGTGAATAAAAGATATCTGTGGCTCGGAGTTGCGGCATTCTTTGTCGCTCTATCGTTGGTTTTCATTTTCACCCGTGGTTTCAATTTCGGTGTAGAGTTCATCGGCGGTAGTGAGATCCTCGTGCGCACTGAAGGAAACATGATCGAACAAGACTTGCGCCAAGCATTGATTGAGATTTCAAATGACTTTGCTGGTGCGCGAGTCACGAGGGTCAGATCGGCTGGAGATCCTGCCGGCGTTGTGAAATTCTCCGTGACGGTTCCAAAGACCTTCGGTGTCGACGAAAAGCAAAAAATTGTGAATGAATTGGAGAAGAAACTGACCGTGAAAGGTTTCAAAGCTGAAGTGGTCTCCTTCAACGAAACGGGGGGTACTGCCGCTGAGGAAATCAGAAGACTCACCTGGCGTGCGATCTTGATCACCCTGGTTGCCATTCTGGCTTACATAACGTTGCGTTTCAATTTTGTGTTCGGCGTTGGAGCGATCGCGGCACTCGTGCATGATGTCCTCGTTACGCTGGGATTCTTCTCGATGTTCCGATACGAGATCAACGTTCCTGCAGTTGCTGCATTGTTGACGCTCATAGGTTACTCTCTGAACAACACCATAGTTGTTTACGACAGGGTCAGAGAAAACATGAAAAAGTTCAAAGGTAAAGATATCCCAACGTTGATAGACGAGAGTATAAATCAAGTTCTCACAAGAACTTTGAACACTTCCTTGACGACGTTCATCGTCGTGTTCGTCTTACTGCTTTTCGCCGGAAACACGATCAAACCCTTCGCCTTTGGACTGAGCGTTGGAGTTATAGTGGGAACGTACTCATCGCTCTTCGTAGCGGTCCCCTTGGTGTTGAGGTGGATAAAATACAGATGAACCCCCAGCCTCACTGGGGGTTCTTTCACAGTTCGAGTGAGCTGAGATCTCCAACGATGAATTTCATCGCTTTGGGGAGTTTCCCGTTTTGACTGATCTTCACGCCTTTACCTATCAGGGAAGAGTCTATCCGCGATGAAAGATTACTCAACTTACTCTCGTCCATGAGTATGGAATTTTCAACTTCACAATTTTCTAAGATCACTTCGTTACCGATCGAGGTGTATGGTCCAACGTAAGAGTTCATTATCTTGCAATTTTCACCGATCACAACTGGTCCCCTTATCAAAGAATTTGCGACGATGGATCCTCTGCTGATGCGCACTCTTCCCTGGATAACCGTCGTTTCATCGATTTTTCCAAAGCACTCGTCTTCGCGTATGGCGTCGAGTATACGCCTGTTGGCTTCCAAAAGATCTTCCGGTTTTCCTGTATCTTTCCACCAACCTTGTATGATGTGTGCTTTGACAGTGTATCCTTTTTGAATCAAATAGCCTATCGCGTCCGTGATTTCCAATTCTCCTCTCCAAGATGGTTTAATGTTTTCAATCGCTTCGAAAACGCCAGATCTGAAGAGATATACTCCTACAATCGCCAGGTCACTCTTTGGTTCTTTTGGTTTTTCCTCAACGTGTACTATCCTTCCGTTTTCGAGGATCGCAACACCGTAAGCCCTCGGATCCTTCACACGTGCGAGCAGAATGTAGCTATCCACACACTCGGATTCGAAGAGCGATACAACGCTCGAGATGTCTTCGAACACGAGGTTGTCACCGAGCACCAACAAGAATGGCTCATCTTTCAAAAAATTCCTCGCTATGTACACAGCGTGAGCTATACCTTTAGGTTGTGGTTGCACAATATATTCAATTTTCATGTTCAAATGTGAACCATCTTTCAGTGTTTCTCTGAACAAATTCTCGTTTTCAGGGCTCACGACGATGCCTATCTCGTTCACACCGGCTTTCTTCATAAACTCGAGTGTGTACAAAATGATCGGTTTGTTTGCAACAGGGATGAGATGTTTTGCTGTTGTGTACGTGAGAGGTCTCAATCTGGTACCTTTTCCAGCGCAGAGTACAAGGCCTTTCATCCAAACATCCCCCTTTCGAGTTCATCGAATGAACGAACATCTTTTGTTTCAAAAGCAATTATAGTTGACATCACAACTGGTTGTTAAGTTATAATTTTGTTGGTTATAATTTTGTTGGTAGTGTGGCTTGGAGAGTTGGAGAAAGGCCATGCCTTTTCGGGCGTGGCCTTATTCTTTGTGAGGGGGTGTTTCTCGTGCGAAGGGGTTTACTCTTCTTGTTGGTCTCACTCGCGCTGATCTTCGTAGGAAGTCTCATCGCTCACTTGGTGCAAACAGACTTCGGACGTGTGCAGGTGAAAGAGGTTAGGATCGCAAACAAGGATGGTAGGATTCTCAGCGCTCTGCTGTTCATCCCAAAGGGCGTGAGCAGTGAGAAACCTGCACCTGCAGTTCTTACGATG from Pseudothermotoga sp. includes the following:
- the secF gene encoding protein translocase subunit SecF, giving the protein MKKINVVNKRYLWLGVAAFFVALSLVFIFTRGFNFGVEFIGGSEILVRTEGNMIEQDLRQALIEISNDFAGARVTRVRSAGDPAGVVKFSVTVPKTFGVDEKQKIVNELEKKLTVKGFKAEVVSFNETGGTAAEEIRRLTWRAILITLVAILAYITLRFNFVFGVGAIAALVHDVLVTLGFFSMFRYEINVPAVAALLTLIGYSLNNTIVVYDRVRENMKKFKGKDIPTLIDESINQVLTRTLNTSLTTFIVVFVLLLFAGNTIKPFAFGLSVGVIVGTYSSLFVAVPLVLRWIKYR
- a CDS encoding glucose-1-phosphate thymidylyltransferase produces the protein MKGLVLCAGKGTRLRPLTYTTAKHLIPVANKPIILYTLEFMKKAGVNEIGIVVSPENENLFRETLKDGSHLNMKIEYIVQPQPKGIAHAVYIARNFLKDEPFLLVLGDNLVFEDISSVVSLFESECVDSYILLARVKDPRAYGVAILENGRIVHVEEKPKEPKSDLAIVGVYLFRSGVFEAIENIKPSWRGELEITDAIGYLIQKGYTVKAHIIQGWWKDTGKPEDLLEANRRILDAIREDECFGKIDETTVIQGRVRISRGSIVANSLIRGPVVIGENCKIMNSYVGPYTSIGNEVILENCEVENSILMDESKLSNLSSRIDSSLIGKGVKISQNGKLPKAMKFIVGDLSSLEL